In Bradyrhizobium lablabi, one DNA window encodes the following:
- a CDS encoding HigA family addiction module antitoxin, which produces MLMTKRKPASVGEILVQEFMEPMGLTQAVLAEAMGVQRKHVNELCNNRRAVTAPTALILARVFGNSPDFWLNVQRRNDLWEAMHSPRELERIRRARPLGAAA; this is translated from the coding sequence ATGCTGATGACGAAGCGCAAACCGGCAAGCGTCGGTGAAATCCTGGTTCAGGAATTCATGGAACCGATGGGATTGACGCAAGCCGTGTTGGCCGAGGCCATGGGCGTGCAACGGAAGCACGTCAATGAGCTCTGCAACAACCGGCGGGCCGTGACCGCGCCGACTGCGCTCATCCTTGCTCGCGTATTCGGTAACAGCCCGGACTTCTGGCTGAACGTCCAGCGACGCAACGATTTGTGGGAGGCCATGCATTCGCCGCGTGAACTGGAGCGGATTAGACGCGCCCGCCCGCTGGGAGCAGCTGCGTGA
- the erpA gene encoding iron-sulfur cluster insertion protein ErpA yields MTTAVSISERAARRISEILKVEGEGAMLRISVEGGGCSGFQYKFDIERAQAEDDLVISSENAVVLVDPASVPFLAGSEVDFVDDLIGASFRVVNPNATGSCGCGTSFSI; encoded by the coding sequence ATGACCACCGCAGTCAGCATCAGCGAGAGAGCGGCCCGCCGTATCTCCGAAATCCTTAAAGTCGAGGGCGAGGGCGCCATGCTGCGGATCAGCGTCGAGGGCGGCGGCTGCTCGGGTTTTCAATACAAATTCGACATCGAGCGCGCGCAAGCCGAGGACGACCTCGTGATATCGAGCGAAAATGCCGTGGTGCTGGTTGATCCGGCCTCGGTGCCGTTCCTGGCAGGCTCCGAAGTCGATTTCGTCGACGACCTGATCGGCGCCTCCTTCCGCGTCGTCAATCCCAACGCCACCGGCTCCTGCGGCTGCGGCACCAGTTTCTCGATCTGA